One stretch of Leadbetterella byssophila DSM 17132 DNA includes these proteins:
- the ruvA gene encoding Holliday junction branch migration protein RuvA, translating into MIAHLNGILSEKEPAQAVIDVQGVGYLLKISLQTSAALPAVGEKCKLFCLQIIREDAHTLYGFATREERVLFEHLISVSGIGPAIALVFLSSMTGPEIVQAIVSEDVKTIQGIKGIGLKTAQRAVIELKDKLKKEPMATTGTLPARIRMEALAALVTLGIPKATAEKSVDNILKRAPADITLEEVIKLSLR; encoded by the coding sequence ATGATAGCACACCTTAACGGCATACTTAGTGAAAAGGAACCTGCTCAAGCTGTAATAGATGTACAGGGAGTGGGCTACCTTTTGAAAATTTCCCTTCAAACCAGTGCAGCTTTACCGGCTGTGGGAGAAAAATGTAAACTTTTTTGTCTTCAAATCATCAGAGAAGACGCTCACACCCTCTATGGTTTCGCCACTCGTGAAGAACGAGTACTTTTTGAACACTTGATCAGTGTTTCAGGAATAGGTCCGGCCATTGCTCTAGTATTCTTATCCTCAATGACGGGACCGGAAATAGTCCAAGCTATAGTTTCAGAAGATGTAAAAACCATACAGGGAATCAAAGGGATAGGACTTAAAACGGCTCAAAGAGCAGTGATTGAATTAAAAGATAAATTAAAGAAAGAACCTATGGCTACTACTGGCACACTACCTGCTCGAATTCGTATGGAAGCTTTAGCCGCCTTAGTAACCCTGGGCATACCTAAAGCCACTGCAGAAAAAAGCGTGGACAATATTCTAAAAAGAGCTCCGGCAGATATTACTTTAGAAGAAGTGATCAAGTTATCTCTACGTTAG
- a CDS encoding septum formation initiator family protein, giving the protein MKLSTFFYRYKFYIISSICLLLWLLFFDRSNLIKQAEMYFMLRDINSEILYYEDEIKKLEKEEKDLLGSEAALEKYAREKYFLKKEGETVFVLVDGDDKVITE; this is encoded by the coding sequence ATGAAGTTGTCCACTTTTTTCTACCGCTATAAGTTCTACATCATTTCCTCCATATGCCTGTTGCTATGGCTCTTATTCTTTGATCGTTCTAATCTGATTAAACAAGCAGAGATGTATTTTATGCTGAGAGACATTAACTCAGAAATCTTATATTACGAGGATGAGATTAAGAAATTAGAGAAAGAAGAAAAGGATTTATTAGGTAGCGAAGCGGCCCTGGAAAAGTATGCCCGGGAAAAGTACTTCTTGAAAAAAGAAGGTGAAACGGTTTTTGTACTGGTAGATGGAGATGATAAAGTAATCACTGAATAA
- the sov gene encoding T9SS outer membrane translocon Sov/SprA: MRRRVPCYLILILLGACFSSAAQKTDSTRSKIPAFYNWTDVYLNRFSYNRPPLFNLNPNQLSTNVLFNPQVGNFSVTEKAGKNVDVKIPEALTFNEYSSIQNAMLRKSIIRDIERAQDGYTDYTGKRIRPLLESNKIFDKIFGDKLPEFKPNGFIQVMAYHHRLRNDNPTSLYNRDRSYFDFDQQIAVNFNNFFNKQNLPNTEQISREIMSDGRLQDINNLMKKPGEIKEKVNIQGNFDTKSIFTFDNRMKINFRNDPEDILQAVELGNISFPNRSQLIPGVENLLGAKVGLKFGKLDITGVVAQQNSKTKSIVLNNGSQNRNFEIRADNYEENRHFFLAQFFRDNYERSLKSLPIITSGVMITRVEVYVTNRTYSVETNRNILALSDLAENAPFGNTVNPNPEYSTADNRANNLNDNVIKNNGFSRNIDQISSSASALGLTLGRDFEILRGAKRLQESDFEFNKDLGYISLRTPLRNDEVIAVAYEYTYRNPRTNKSETYRVGELTEDYVNRSESDAIVLKMLKSSNIRNHLNHPMWNLMMKNIYNLGQGQLKQDGFQMRIVYKDDDSGMDVPFLADIPSLKEVPLLSLLGLDRLNYNNEAITSRQIGDGNFDFIEGVTVHSRLGRIIFPVLEPFGDHLRSKIENEGGNYVQKYVFDDLYDKTLTDAQQNTLKNKFFLSGTFLSGGADIPLPLGASPSSVRVYAGGTELKMGVDYTVDQQMGTVQLVNRSLLNSGKAIRVDYEEADMFQTQIRRMFGLRMDYTVNRNLRIGATLQDLRENTPGFTTRTSIGNEPVNNTIWGLDLNYKKTGIGLTKLLDALPGVQTKEPSSVLLNAEFAQLIPGVNSKKVNNSSMIDDFEYARNINDLSRQPNRWRLGSTPPQFLKDITPDPTQDMAYQYHYRRAKMSVYTVDMTTYFSGQGGAGIIPPNLSNEARTNPFTANFNIQDILVGRSMPTFAEQIPTSILDISYFPSEPGMYNYNTNLKPDGTLNTNPRTNFGSVMRGITFDADFDNSNVEYLEFWMMNPFAGEIPLSQPVTNTTGGKLLIQLGDVSEDVIPDGRFNFENGIRPDSLNGSAANRPYIKTPWGKAPDIQFMVDAFENDEMIRKLQDVGLDGLSNEEEREYVNPNAPNSRGIKGYLEEVRKKVTNLAALQKILDDPSKDDFRHFLDPSFDNGATFIERYKDYLGMENNSPYNKDQANADIIYANTNSIDKEDINQDNTINELEDFYEYEIDLRPDAGRGIASSPYIVDKVEVAATDQRPQTTWYLFRVPIRNYTRKSSESENASFKSIRFMRLVTTDWEQPVVMRFATMQLVSNQYRVYANKIQDTTSSYQETPIDPLSKTVIKSTTVSIEENGCPTGVDCGDSKPYPYAVPPGFVRDVNYATQARMEFNEQALSLSVEKLDPKDSRGVFKNTDLNLNMYKRIKMFVHMHTEESNAENLGMFLRIGTDLKNNYYEVEIPRLKRSMRGETAPTLIWPEENEIDIPLEELRNLKLRRNKNSTTENFRQEYAEMVMVDGTASGTESPVMREYRLAVKGNPDLSKVMTIMIGVRNNSGEIKDFTIWTNELRASGFDTQDKGTAGLVSMDVKLADLGTLNLNGNFRNFGFGSVQDKISNRLQEDNYSYGGALNLALDKFLPMKWGLNIPFFVNYDKQVSVPGFNPLDRDIRLDVALQEDNLNPFQKNLTRDLVSDISTTTGFNFMNVHKVKGANATKNHFYDIENFSISYAQNRIYRSNILMANNDQSFTSAGLTYRYSPKGVQWEPFKKAARLDSTGLKFLRALSFAPIPSMVNFEMYNEQVFYRTKYRDRNLQDLPGENLIKYYYGNRNYDLQWNLTRSITLVYGARMQAILDDVDGQVTAEQDVKFGSRLFSKGRTKNYTQNIKATWRLPLQDIYALDWITANSTFDTKYGFRSVAFGQPTDGPAEYQFGHLLENGRDLGLDGRVDLVKLYNKVGYLRRANTPNAPRQRFTRAAGDDDEMAPEANKFAKAVTRLLMAARGINGRFALTETTTLPGFLEIPEFFGLSSANGGLAPGIPFVLGSQDPNKTIERAVENGWLSRNVQQYNPVIQTRGYTFDYSTNLEPIKDLRIIIKGNIARNNDLSYIYQPNEENNFEKFSPVRGGSFKMSFWSFKTSFKKVNSDPSSGYYYEPFANLQENRRKVLDIIEMRNPGIQLSENSQDVLIPAFFAAYTGRDVEDIMSKKKYTRKGSNTFNPFLGFPMPNWQINYGGIEKFVGLRSLFSNITLSHSFVSSYSVGNFTSNLMYSDLALLDYRASMGRGYTLGSELNSFTNLLDPVYIMSSIVMEEKFAPFLGVNFTTKGSFSGNFAWNKDRMALMNLSNAQVSETHGNDFVFGFGMKKNNVVLPLRTRDGNNIILPNDLVFRIDFTLRDLKMIQRKLDGDALIKSGFRTLQVRPNLQYTFNKRVSMTMYWEKMVNNPYVTQQYYTNNATFGVTARFNLAD, translated from the coding sequence ATGCGAAGACGAGTACCCTGTTATTTAATCCTAATACTACTTGGCGCTTGCTTTTCCTCCGCCGCGCAAAAAACTGACTCGACTAGAAGTAAAATACCGGCATTTTACAACTGGACGGATGTCTATCTAAATCGCTTTAGTTATAACCGTCCCCCACTGTTTAACTTAAACCCGAATCAGCTCTCTACTAATGTACTCTTTAACCCTCAAGTAGGAAATTTCAGCGTAACAGAAAAAGCAGGAAAAAATGTAGATGTCAAGATACCGGAAGCCCTGACTTTCAATGAGTATTCTAGCATACAAAACGCTATGCTCAGAAAATCCATTATCCGGGATATAGAAAGAGCTCAAGATGGGTACACTGATTACACCGGTAAAAGAATTCGCCCCCTACTGGAATCAAATAAGATCTTTGATAAGATTTTTGGAGACAAACTACCTGAATTTAAACCTAACGGCTTTATTCAGGTCATGGCTTACCACCATAGACTGAGGAACGATAATCCTACCAGCCTTTACAATCGTGACAGAAGTTATTTTGACTTTGACCAACAAATAGCCGTCAACTTCAACAACTTCTTCAACAAACAAAATCTCCCTAACACGGAACAAATTTCCAGGGAAATCATGAGTGACGGAAGGCTTCAAGACATCAATAATTTGATGAAGAAGCCCGGAGAGATCAAAGAAAAGGTAAACATACAGGGGAACTTTGACACCAAGTCCATCTTTACCTTTGATAACCGCATGAAGATCAACTTCCGTAATGATCCAGAAGACATCCTTCAAGCCGTAGAATTAGGTAATATCTCCTTCCCTAACCGCTCCCAGTTGATACCCGGAGTAGAAAACTTACTAGGAGCCAAAGTGGGGCTAAAATTCGGAAAATTAGACATCACCGGAGTGGTGGCCCAACAAAACTCTAAAACCAAATCCATAGTCCTCAATAACGGCAGTCAGAATAGAAACTTTGAAATAAGGGCAGATAATTACGAAGAAAACCGTCATTTCTTCCTGGCTCAGTTCTTTCGTGACAATTACGAACGATCCCTTAAAAGCCTGCCCATCATCACATCGGGTGTCATGATTACCCGTGTAGAAGTGTATGTAACTAACCGTACTTACAGTGTAGAGACGAACAGGAACATTTTGGCCCTGAGTGATCTAGCTGAAAATGCCCCGTTCGGTAATACCGTTAACCCGAATCCTGAATATTCCACCGCAGATAACCGGGCCAATAACCTCAATGACAATGTCATTAAGAACAATGGTTTTTCCAGAAATATAGATCAAATCAGCAGCTCCGCTAGTGCTTTAGGCTTAACGCTAGGAAGGGATTTTGAAATCTTAAGAGGAGCTAAAAGATTACAAGAATCTGACTTCGAATTCAATAAGGATCTAGGTTACATTTCTCTTAGAACTCCACTTAGGAATGATGAGGTTATCGCTGTAGCCTATGAATATACCTACAGAAACCCTCGAACCAATAAATCAGAAACCTATCGGGTAGGAGAATTAACAGAAGACTATGTCAACAGAAGCGAATCAGACGCCATAGTCTTGAAGATGCTAAAATCCAGCAATATCAGAAACCACTTGAACCATCCCATGTGGAATCTGATGATGAAAAACATTTATAATCTGGGACAGGGCCAACTAAAACAGGACGGCTTCCAAATGCGCATCGTCTATAAGGATGACGATAGCGGTATGGACGTACCTTTCCTAGCGGATATTCCTAGCCTGAAAGAGGTTCCCCTTCTTAGTTTACTTGGACTAGATAGATTGAATTACAATAATGAAGCCATTACGAGCAGACAGATTGGAGATGGCAACTTTGACTTCATAGAGGGAGTGACAGTGCATTCCCGTCTGGGTAGAATCATCTTCCCAGTACTAGAACCCTTTGGAGATCATTTAAGATCCAAGATTGAGAATGAAGGAGGGAATTATGTACAGAAATACGTTTTTGATGACCTGTACGACAAAACGCTTACTGATGCTCAACAGAACACTTTAAAAAACAAATTCTTTCTGTCCGGAACCTTCCTGTCCGGAGGTGCGGATATCCCATTGCCTTTAGGTGCATCCCCGTCTTCCGTACGCGTCTATGCAGGAGGAACTGAATTAAAAATGGGGGTAGATTATACGGTTGACCAGCAAATGGGAACCGTACAATTAGTTAACCGTAGCCTCCTAAACTCCGGAAAAGCCATCCGAGTGGACTACGAAGAAGCGGATATGTTCCAAACTCAGATTCGTAGAATGTTCGGTTTACGTATGGATTACACAGTAAACAGGAACTTACGAATTGGAGCAACCCTGCAAGATCTGAGAGAAAACACTCCAGGCTTCACTACTAGAACCTCAATAGGAAATGAACCGGTCAATAATACCATTTGGGGACTTGATCTGAATTACAAGAAAACGGGAATAGGCTTAACCAAACTATTGGATGCTCTACCAGGTGTACAAACAAAAGAGCCATCCTCCGTTTTATTGAATGCGGAATTCGCCCAACTGATTCCGGGGGTGAATAGTAAAAAAGTCAACAACAGCTCTATGATTGATGACTTTGAATATGCCAGAAATATCAATGACCTCTCAAGGCAACCTAACAGATGGAGATTAGGATCTACCCCACCCCAGTTCTTGAAAGACATCACTCCTGACCCAACTCAGGATATGGCTTATCAATATCATTACAGGAGAGCAAAAATGTCCGTGTATACGGTAGATATGACCACCTATTTCTCCGGTCAGGGAGGAGCGGGAATCATCCCTCCAAATTTGAGTAATGAAGCCAGAACTAACCCTTTCACCGCGAATTTCAATATACAAGATATACTAGTGGGTAGATCCATGCCCACATTTGCAGAGCAAATTCCCACCAGCATATTGGACATCTCCTACTTCCCTTCCGAACCAGGAATGTACAATTACAATACTAATCTAAAACCGGACGGAACCCTCAATACTAATCCTAGGACCAATTTCGGTTCAGTGATGAGAGGAATCACCTTTGATGCAGACTTCGATAATTCCAATGTTGAATACCTTGAATTCTGGATGATGAACCCTTTTGCGGGTGAAATACCATTGAGCCAACCGGTCACTAATACTACGGGAGGAAAATTACTCATTCAATTGGGTGACGTTTCGGAAGACGTAATCCCTGATGGAAGATTCAACTTTGAAAACGGTATTCGTCCGGATTCCTTAAATGGATCAGCCGCAAACAGACCTTACATCAAGACACCATGGGGTAAAGCTCCGGACATACAGTTCATGGTGGATGCATTTGAGAATGACGAAATGATCAGAAAGCTTCAGGACGTAGGTTTAGATGGACTGTCTAATGAAGAAGAACGTGAATATGTAAACCCAAATGCTCCTAATTCAAGAGGGATCAAAGGCTACTTGGAAGAAGTTAGAAAAAAGGTTACAAATCTGGCAGCCCTTCAAAAGATCTTGGATGACCCTTCTAAGGACGACTTCAGACATTTCTTAGATCCTTCATTTGATAATGGAGCAACATTTATTGAGCGATACAAAGATTACTTGGGAATGGAGAATAACTCTCCGTACAATAAAGACCAAGCCAATGCAGATATCATCTATGCCAATACCAACTCTATTGACAAGGAAGATATCAACCAAGACAATACCATTAACGAGCTAGAAGACTTTTACGAATACGAAATTGACCTTCGCCCGGATGCAGGACGAGGTATTGCTTCCAGTCCATATATAGTAGATAAAGTTGAAGTAGCAGCCACAGACCAAAGACCACAAACTACCTGGTATTTGTTCCGTGTACCTATCCGCAACTACACCCGCAAAAGTTCAGAATCTGAAAATGCATCTTTCAAGTCAATCCGATTTATGCGCTTGGTGACTACGGATTGGGAACAACCTGTAGTTATGCGTTTTGCCACTATGCAATTGGTTTCGAATCAATACAGGGTGTATGCTAATAAAATCCAAGACACTACCTCATCGTATCAGGAGACTCCTATTGATCCTCTCAGCAAGACCGTCATAAAAAGTACTACGGTTAGTATAGAAGAGAACGGTTGCCCTACAGGTGTAGATTGTGGTGATTCCAAACCTTATCCCTACGCCGTTCCTCCGGGATTTGTAAGGGATGTGAACTACGCTACTCAGGCTAGGATGGAATTTAATGAGCAGGCCTTGAGCTTATCCGTTGAAAAGTTGGATCCTAAAGACTCCCGTGGCGTATTTAAGAATACGGATCTGAACCTAAACATGTACAAACGCATCAAGATGTTTGTACACATGCACACAGAAGAAAGTAATGCAGAAAATTTGGGCATGTTCCTTCGTATCGGAACCGACTTAAAAAACAACTACTATGAAGTAGAAATCCCGAGATTAAAGAGATCCATGAGGGGAGAAACAGCCCCTACCCTCATTTGGCCGGAAGAAAATGAGATTGATATACCTTTAGAAGAGCTCCGCAATCTAAAGTTGAGAAGAAATAAAAACAGCACTACGGAAAATTTCCGTCAGGAATATGCTGAAATGGTAATGGTAGACGGTACCGCTTCAGGAACAGAAAGTCCAGTGATGCGCGAGTACAGACTTGCAGTAAAAGGGAACCCTGATTTGAGTAAGGTCATGACCATCATGATTGGGGTGAGAAATAATAGTGGAGAAATCAAGGATTTTACCATCTGGACCAATGAACTACGGGCTTCTGGATTTGATACCCAGGACAAGGGGACAGCAGGTTTAGTCAGTATGGATGTTAAACTGGCTGATCTAGGAACTTTGAACCTGAACGGAAACTTCAGAAACTTTGGTTTCGGTAGTGTACAGGACAAAATATCCAATCGTCTTCAAGAAGATAACTACTCCTACGGTGGTGCATTGAACCTGGCTTTGGACAAATTCCTCCCTATGAAATGGGGATTGAATATTCCGTTCTTTGTTAACTACGACAAACAAGTTTCAGTGCCAGGATTCAATCCTTTGGACAGAGACATTCGTTTGGATGTAGCCTTACAAGAAGACAATTTGAATCCCTTCCAAAAGAATCTAACGAGAGATTTAGTCTCTGATATCTCCACTACCACTGGGTTTAACTTTATGAATGTGCATAAAGTTAAGGGGGCAAACGCTACCAAAAACCATTTCTATGATATTGAAAACTTCAGTATTTCTTATGCCCAAAATAGAATATACAGAAGCAATATCTTGATGGCCAATAATGACCAAAGTTTCACCAGTGCAGGTCTAACCTACCGTTATTCTCCGAAAGGTGTACAATGGGAGCCATTTAAAAAAGCTGCACGTTTAGACAGTACAGGCTTGAAATTCTTAAGGGCTTTAAGTTTCGCTCCGATCCCGAGCATGGTGAATTTCGAAATGTACAATGAGCAGGTATTCTACAGAACAAAATACAGAGACAGGAATCTACAAGATCTGCCGGGCGAAAACCTAATTAAATACTATTACGGAAACAGAAATTACGACTTGCAATGGAACCTTACCCGTAGCATCACCTTAGTGTATGGCGCAAGAATGCAGGCTATACTAGATGATGTAGATGGTCAAGTGACCGCAGAGCAGGATGTAAAATTCGGTTCCAGACTATTCTCTAAAGGAAGGACAAAGAACTACACCCAAAACATCAAGGCCACCTGGAGACTTCCGCTACAGGATATCTATGCTTTGGACTGGATCACTGCGAATTCCACATTTGATACCAAATACGGATTTAGAAGTGTAGCGTTCGGCCAACCTACAGACGGACCGGCAGAGTATCAATTCGGACACTTATTAGAAAACGGTAGAGACCTGGGATTAGATGGGCGAGTGGATCTTGTGAAACTTTACAATAAAGTAGGATATCTAAGAAGAGCTAATACCCCAAATGCTCCTAGGCAGAGATTCACACGTGCAGCCGGTGACGACGATGAAATGGCACCAGAAGCGAATAAATTCGCCAAAGCCGTAACCCGTCTATTAATGGCAGCCAGAGGCATAAACGGAAGATTTGCATTAACAGAAACCACTACCCTACCTGGATTCTTGGAGATACCGGAATTCTTCGGATTAAGTAGTGCTAATGGAGGTTTAGCTCCTGGAATTCCTTTTGTATTAGGAAGTCAAGATCCTAACAAAACCATTGAAAGAGCAGTAGAGAACGGTTGGCTATCCCGTAATGTCCAGCAATACAATCCAGTGATTCAAACGCGTGGATATACTTTCGATTATTCTACCAATCTAGAGCCAATAAAGGATTTGAGAATCATCATAAAAGGAAACATAGCTAGAAACAATGACCTTTCCTATATCTACCAGCCTAATGAAGAGAACAACTTTGAGAAGTTCTCTCCTGTGAGAGGTGGTAGTTTCAAAATGTCTTTCTGGTCCTTCAAGACTTCTTTCAAAAAAGTTAACTCGGATCCTTCATCAGGTTATTACTACGAGCCATTTGCTAACCTGCAAGAGAACAGGAGAAAGGTTTTAGATATCATAGAGATGAGAAATCCTGGTATTCAACTTTCTGAAAACTCCCAAGATGTGCTGATCCCCGCCTTCTTTGCTGCGTACACAGGAAGGGACGTGGAAGACATCATGAGCAAGAAGAAATACACCCGTAAGGGCAGCAATACCTTCAACCCATTCCTTGGATTCCCTATGCCTAACTGGCAGATTAACTATGGAGGTATAGAAAAATTTGTTGGATTACGAAGTTTGTTCTCTAACATCACCTTATCTCACTCCTTCGTATCTTCCTATAGCGTAGGTAATTTTACATCAAACTTGATGTATTCTGACCTAGCACTGCTGGATTATAGAGCTTCTATGGGTAGAGGGTATACTTTAGGTTCAGAATTGAATTCCTTCACTAATCTGCTTGATCCGGTTTACATCATGAGTTCCATAGTTATGGAAGAGAAATTTGCTCCATTCTTAGGCGTCAACTTCACCACTAAGGGAAGCTTCTCCGGAAACTTCGCTTGGAACAAGGATAGAATGGCTTTGATGAACCTCTCTAATGCTCAGGTGAGTGAAACCCATGGCAATGACTTCGTATTCGGTTTCGGAATGAAGAAGAATAATGTAGTTCTTCCTCTTCGTACTAGAGATGGAAATAATATTATTCTTCCAAATGATTTAGTGTTTAGAATTGACTTTACGCTAAGAGATTTGAAAATGATCCAAAGGAAACTGGACGGGGATGCATTGATCAAGAGCGGTTTTAGGACTTTACAAGTAAGACCTAATCTTCAATACACCTTCAATAAGCGTGTAAGTATGACCATGTATTGGGAGAAAATGGTGAATAATCCGTATGTGACCCAACAATATTATACCAATAACGCCACATTTGGAGTTACTGCAAGATTTAATTTAGCCGACTAA
- a CDS encoding rhodanese-like domain-containing protein — translation MTRIILLLFLLPYVNFAQHAYKLLEPYDFEQVLRTNKDGVLIDFRDVDSYINGHIRKSIVVDFLRDDFKEYFTAKYPKDSKIYLYAQAGESTLECAQYLHELGYQNLTVLNGGFEKWIKASRPYVSVSPSFKPLGFITPEEYSQMVRQSKWTLVVFQELHCPPCENLHYAELKALYPELAIQKIIISEQKNLAEKLNINKNPTLVLYKEGVQVWRESQDIKTSKIKENIY, via the coding sequence ATGACTCGTATTATTCTTCTTTTGTTTCTACTGCCTTATGTGAACTTTGCACAGCATGCATACAAGTTATTGGAACCCTATGATTTTGAACAAGTTCTAAGAACGAACAAAGACGGTGTTCTGATAGATTTTAGAGACGTAGATAGCTACATAAACGGACATATCAGAAAATCTATAGTGGTGGATTTTCTTAGGGATGACTTCAAGGAATATTTTACAGCTAAATACCCTAAAGATTCTAAAATATATTTATATGCTCAAGCGGGTGAAAGCACTTTAGAATGTGCACAATATCTCCATGAACTAGGTTACCAAAACCTGACGGTGTTAAACGGAGGATTCGAAAAATGGATAAAAGCTTCTCGTCCCTATGTTTCAGTTTCTCCCAGCTTTAAACCCCTAGGTTTCATAACTCCTGAAGAATATTCTCAAATGGTAAGACAGTCGAAATGGACCTTAGTGGTATTTCAAGAATTGCATTGTCCCCCTTGTGAAAATCTTCATTATGCCGAACTTAAAGCTCTGTACCCGGAACTTGCTATTCAGAAGATCATCATTTCCGAACAAAAGAACCTAGCAGAAAAGCTCAATATCAATAAAAACCCCACCCTGGTTTTATACAAAGAAGGCGTTCAGGTATGGAGGGAATCTCAAGACATTAAAACCTCTAAAATCAAGGAAAATATCTATTAA
- a CDS encoding low molecular weight protein-tyrosine-phosphatase codes for MVKVLYVCLGNICRSPLGEVTFNALVKERGLEEEFQADSAGTAGYHVGKQADARSQKVAQKHGLTIDHVVRKVSLEDLDEFDHIAVMDEQNFEDLHTMYYEAKGFPPSTDKLFLIRDFDPEVRGVHEVPDPYFEGDKAFEEVFQILQRSNEKLLEHLVDKYEISAPE; via the coding sequence ATGGTTAAGGTATTGTATGTTTGCTTAGGTAATATTTGTAGGAGCCCGCTAGGTGAAGTAACTTTTAATGCTTTAGTGAAGGAAAGAGGCTTAGAAGAGGAATTTCAGGCGGACTCTGCCGGTACTGCAGGATATCACGTAGGAAAGCAGGCTGATGCCCGCTCCCAGAAAGTGGCGCAAAAACATGGCTTAACTATAGACCATGTGGTTCGCAAGGTTTCTTTGGAAGATCTGGATGAGTTTGACCATATAGCCGTTATGGATGAACAGAACTTTGAAGATCTACATACGATGTACTATGAAGCCAAAGGGTTTCCCCCGTCTACAGATAAGTTATTTTTAATTCGCGATTTTGATCCGGAGGTCCGTGGCGTGCATGAGGTGCCGGATCCCTATTTTGAAGGCGACAAAGCCTTTGAAGAGGTTTTTCAAATCCTGCAAAGAAGTAATGAGAAACTCCTTGAGCATTTGGTAGATAAATATGAGATCTCAGCGCCCGAGTAA
- the eno gene encoding phosphopyruvate hydratase, with the protein MSQIVKVHARQILDSRGNPTVEVDVVTDNGFLGRAAVPSGASTGIHEAVELRDEDNSKYLGKGVLKAVQNVNQEIAPEILGEDVFEQNTIDKALIDLDGTPNKGNLGANAILGVSLAVAKAAAQEAGLPLYRYLGGVNANTLPVPMMNILNGGSHADNSIDFQEFMVMPAKADTFSDSLRMGTEIFHNLKKVLKSKGYSTNVGDEGGFAPNIGSNEEAIEIILTSIEKAGYTPGQDVFIAMDAASSEFYDAKTGLYTFKKSSGKQLTSEEMAAYWAEWVSKYPIRSIEDGMAEDDWAGWAELTRLTGDKIQLVGDDLFVTNVKRLKEGIDKNIANAILVKVNQIGSLTETIDAVNLAHRNKYKSVMSHRSGETEDATIADLAVALNCGQIKTGSASRSDRMAKYNQLLRIEEELGDSAYFPGLNF; encoded by the coding sequence ATGAGCCAAATCGTAAAAGTACACGCCAGGCAGATCTTAGATTCAAGAGGAAATCCAACTGTTGAAGTAGATGTAGTAACAGATAACGGTTTTTTAGGTCGTGCAGCTGTGCCGTCCGGAGCCTCTACAGGTATTCATGAAGCTGTTGAATTGAGAGACGAAGACAATTCAAAATACTTGGGTAAAGGTGTACTGAAGGCCGTTCAAAACGTGAATCAGGAGATCGCTCCTGAGATCCTAGGTGAAGATGTTTTCGAACAAAATACTATAGATAAGGCGCTTATCGACCTAGACGGTACTCCGAACAAAGGCAATCTAGGTGCTAATGCTATCCTAGGTGTTTCTCTAGCTGTGGCTAAAGCTGCTGCTCAGGAAGCCGGATTACCGTTATACCGTTATTTAGGAGGGGTAAACGCTAATACTCTGCCAGTTCCTATGATGAATATCCTAAATGGTGGTTCTCATGCAGATAACTCTATAGACTTCCAGGAGTTTATGGTAATGCCTGCAAAGGCGGACACTTTCTCTGATTCCCTTCGTATGGGTACGGAGATCTTCCATAACTTGAAGAAAGTGTTGAAATCTAAAGGATATTCTACAAACGTAGGTGATGAAGGTGGTTTCGCTCCGAACATCGGTTCTAACGAAGAGGCGATTGAAATCATTCTTACTTCTATTGAAAAAGCAGGTTACACTCCAGGACAGGACGTGTTTATCGCTATGGATGCTGCTTCTTCTGAATTCTACGATGCGAAAACAGGGCTTTATACCTTTAAGAAATCAAGTGGTAAGCAATTGACCTCTGAAGAGATGGCAGCATACTGGGCTGAGTGGGTGAGCAAATACCCTATCCGCTCTATCGAGGATGGTATGGCTGAGGACGACTGGGCAGGTTGGGCTGAGTTGACACGCTTGACAGGAGATAAGATCCAGTTAGTAGGTGACGATTTGTTCGTAACTAACGTTAAGCGTTTGAAAGAAGGTATAGATAAGAACATTGCTAATGCCATTCTTGTTAAAGTGAACCAAATTGGATCTTTGACAGAAACTATTGACGCTGTGAATTTAGCGCATAGAAATAAATACAAGAGCGTTATGTCTCACCGTTCTGGTGAAACGGAAGATGCTACTATAGCTGACTTAGCCGTAGCATTGAACTGTGGTCAAATCAAGACAGGTTCTGCTTCACGTTCTGATAGAATGGCAAAATATAACCAATTACTTAGAATCGAAGAGGAATTAGGTGACTCTGCTTACTTCCCTGGATTAAACTTCTAA